Proteins encoded by one window of Chlamydiales bacterium:
- a CDS encoding heavy metal translocating P-type ATPase produces the protein MNTPYLFDEFFASGREESISPFLTPSSRKWGRNLPLKSASLSALLLALSFSASFFNPLLSSLLLVVVYFLVGTPALIGTVDDLKNFEINIDVLMTLAALLSVVIGSGMEGALLLVLFEFSAAMESAVTQKTKSALVTLNRLSPRTACVVHEDGSLFEQSVREISKGAKLLVKAGEIVPLDGVVLQGRSSVNLAHLTGESQPVFMQPGDEVAAGALNIEGALTIEVSRSSADSTLSRIINLIAHAQEAKPRLVRLIDRFGKGYALIVMGLFFFFALTLPWLLSIPYLGTEGSIYRALTFLIAASPCALIIATPTAYLSAISSCAKRGILLKGGVIFDGLARCTTMAFDKTGTLTTGTLQCISFSTLSKNSPYSEELALSVAAAIERNAVHPIAEAILRLAEERGVSPHQIDHFKSTPGSGLEAEVTTQKGKVHAYIGNADFVLFRAPAFETLLSNKSLEGELSTFLLLGDALFVFKFVDAIRPGAREVMRTLKEKQKLDLIMLTGDRIENATYVAKALGIEEVFAALRPEHKLEKVAELARTKGLVMVGDGINDAPALTRATIGISLGRVASATAMDASDVILLSEELSLLPWLINKSRDTLSIVKQNLSLALAVILFATTPALLGFIPLWAAVLLHEGGTVLVGLNSLRLKK, from the coding sequence GCATCAGCCCCTTTTTAACACCGAGTTCGCGCAAGTGGGGAAGAAACCTTCCACTTAAAAGCGCAAGCCTATCAGCGCTGCTTCTCGCCCTCTCCTTTTCAGCCTCTTTTTTTAATCCTCTCCTCTCTTCACTCCTTCTCGTTGTCGTCTACTTTCTGGTGGGCACGCCCGCTCTTATCGGCACAGTAGATGACTTGAAGAACTTTGAGATCAATATCGATGTCTTGATGACGCTCGCAGCACTGCTCTCTGTGGTGATAGGCAGTGGAATGGAGGGAGCGCTCCTTCTCGTGCTCTTTGAATTCTCTGCTGCGATGGAAAGCGCAGTGACGCAGAAGACAAAAAGCGCGCTTGTCACGCTGAATCGTCTCTCACCTAGAACCGCTTGCGTAGTGCATGAAGATGGAAGCCTCTTCGAGCAGTCTGTGCGCGAAATCAGTAAAGGCGCAAAGCTTCTGGTAAAAGCCGGTGAGATCGTCCCGCTCGATGGGGTCGTGCTGCAGGGAAGGTCTTCGGTCAATCTCGCACACTTAACAGGAGAGAGCCAGCCCGTCTTCATGCAGCCAGGCGATGAGGTGGCAGCAGGAGCTCTCAATATCGAGGGGGCTCTTACTATCGAAGTCTCTCGAAGCTCTGCCGACTCGACTCTCAGCCGGATCATCAACCTCATCGCCCACGCGCAAGAGGCGAAGCCGCGCCTTGTCCGCCTCATCGACCGTTTTGGAAAAGGCTATGCGCTTATAGTGATGGGCCTCTTCTTCTTCTTTGCGCTTACACTTCCGTGGCTCCTCTCTATCCCCTATCTCGGAACAGAGGGGAGCATCTACCGCGCGCTCACCTTTCTTATTGCCGCGTCGCCCTGCGCACTAATCATCGCAACGCCAACCGCCTATTTAAGCGCGATCTCCTCGTGCGCCAAGCGCGGTATTCTGCTGAAGGGAGGCGTCATCTTTGATGGACTCGCCCGCTGCACGACGATGGCATTCGATAAGACGGGAACGCTGACAACGGGAACGCTGCAGTGCATCTCATTCTCGACTCTGTCTAAAAACTCACCCTACAGCGAAGAGCTCGCTCTCTCTGTGGCTGCTGCAATCGAGCGCAATGCGGTCCATCCGATTGCAGAGGCTATCTTGCGCCTTGCAGAAGAGAGAGGGGTCTCGCCTCATCAGATCGACCACTTTAAATCGACGCCCGGATCTGGTCTTGAGGCGGAGGTTACAACTCAGAAGGGAAAGGTCCACGCCTACATCGGAAATGCAGATTTTGTTCTATTCAGAGCTCCCGCATTTGAAACTCTTCTCTCTAACAAAAGTCTCGAAGGAGAGCTCTCTACTTTTCTCCTTCTTGGCGATGCGCTCTTTGTATTTAAATTTGTCGACGCGATCCGTCCTGGTGCACGCGAGGTTATGCGCACGTTGAAAGAGAAGCAGAAGCTCGACCTCATCATGCTAACAGGAGACCGCATTGAGAACGCGACATATGTAGCAAAGGCGCTTGGAATCGAAGAGGTTTTTGCAGCTCTTCGTCCCGAGCATAAACTTGAAAAGGTGGCCGAGCTTGCGCGCACGAAGGGGCTTGTGATGGTGGGAGATGGAATCAACGACGCTCCTGCTCTTACACGCGCAACGATCGGCATCTCGCTGGGGCGTGTGGCAAGTGCAACCGCGATGGATGCATCCGACGTGATCCTGCTGAGTGAAGAGCTCTCTCTTCTTCCCTGGCTCATCAATAAATCGCGCGATACCCTCTCGATCGTAAAGCAGAATCTATCCCTAGCGCTCGCCGTTATTCTCTTTGCAACCACACCTGCTCTTCTCGGCTTCATCCCTCTGTGGGCCGCTGTCCTCCTTCATGAGGGCGGTACCGTTCTTGTAGGTCTTAACAGCCTTCGCTTGAAAAAATAA